The following coding sequences lie in one Xanthomonas hortorum pv. pelargonii genomic window:
- a CDS encoding histidine phosphatase family protein, with product MRILLARHGETPWNAEGRYQGQIDIPLSPVGEGQAAALGARLQSLEITRAVASPLSRAQATAKLALGSARESLLQTDADLQEIAHGEWEGLLASEINDKDPARLRAWREEPDTVLMPGGESLRQVLDRSWRGLVRAADGLGADDTLLVVAHDAVNRVILCKILGLPLSKLWTFRQAPTTLNLLEGEDVDHLEVVRLNDCAHHTPFFGEAKHRAL from the coding sequence ATGCGCATCCTGCTTGCTCGTCACGGCGAGACGCCGTGGAACGCCGAAGGCCGTTACCAGGGCCAGATCGATATCCCGCTGTCGCCGGTCGGCGAAGGCCAGGCCGCTGCCCTTGGTGCGCGCCTGCAGTCGCTGGAGATCACCCGCGCGGTGGCATCGCCGCTGTCGCGCGCGCAGGCCACTGCGAAGCTGGCGCTGGGCAGTGCACGCGAGAGCTTGCTGCAGACCGATGCGGACCTGCAGGAAATCGCGCATGGCGAATGGGAAGGCTTGCTGGCCAGCGAGATCAACGACAAGGATCCGGCGCGCTTGCGTGCCTGGCGCGAAGAACCGGATACGGTGCTGATGCCGGGCGGCGAATCCTTGCGTCAGGTACTGGACCGCAGCTGGCGCGGGCTGGTACGCGCGGCCGATGGCCTGGGCGCCGACGACACCTTGCTGGTGGTGGCGCACGATGCAGTCAACCGCGTGATCCTGTGCAAGATTCTGGGCCTGCCGTTGTCCAAGCTATGGACCTTTCGCCAGGCACCGACCACGCTCAACCTGCTCGAAGGCGAGGACGTGGATCACCTGGAAGTGGTGCGTCTGAACGATTGCGCGCATCACACGCCATTTTTCGGTGAAGCCAAGCATCGGGCGTTGTAA
- a CDS encoding S46 family peptidase, which translates to MWVPQQLPDIAGPLQQAGLRLSPQQLADLTGDPMGAVVALGGCTASFVSPQGLVVTNHHCAYGAIQLNSTAQKNLIKDGFSAATPTDELSAGPTARIYVLDAITDVTAPAKAAMATAGDDPLKRTLALEDFSKQQIAACEAQPGYRCQFFSFAGGNAYRLFKNLEIKDVRLAYAPPGSVGKFGGDIDNWMWPRHTGDFSFYRAYVGKDGKPAAYAKDNVPYQPKHYLKFADQPLGAGDFVMVAGYPGRTNRYALAAEFDNTAGWTYPVVGRHYKDVIALIEQAGKQNPDIQVKYASTVAGLNNAAKNYDGQLEGFKRIGAQAQKQADEAAVLAWLKGRGAGGRQALAAHDALVKLLKSDQATQQRDFVLRQFDATGTVGAAVTLYRLALERAKPNAERESGYQDRDLPAIEGTMKQMERRYVPAMDRQLQQYWLSQYLKLPANQRIAALDQWLGGGDAAAVQAALGKLDATTLGSTEARLKWLAADRAAFEASTDPAIQYAVAVTPALLQIERETKLHTGEQLKARPVYLQALADYKKSKGEAVYPDANLSLRITFGNVKGYTPKDGVAYTPFTTLEGVAAKDTGADPFDSPKALLEAVKAKRYAGLEDKRLGSVPVNFLSDLDITGGNSGSPVMDAHGKLVGLAFDGNWESVSSNWIFDPSMTRMIAVDSRYLRWVMTEVAPAPQLLKELGVR; encoded by the coding sequence ATGTGGGTTCCGCAGCAACTGCCCGACATCGCCGGCCCGCTGCAGCAGGCCGGCTTGCGCCTGTCGCCGCAGCAACTGGCCGACCTGACCGGCGATCCGATGGGTGCGGTGGTCGCACTGGGCGGCTGCACTGCCAGCTTCGTGTCGCCGCAGGGCCTGGTGGTGACCAATCACCATTGTGCTTATGGCGCAATCCAGCTCAATTCCACAGCGCAAAAGAATTTGATCAAGGACGGTTTCAGCGCCGCCACACCTACCGACGAACTGAGCGCAGGACCCACCGCGCGCATCTACGTGCTCGATGCCATCACCGACGTGACCGCGCCTGCCAAGGCCGCGATGGCGACAGCCGGCGATGATCCGCTCAAGCGCACACTGGCGCTGGAGGATTTCAGCAAGCAGCAGATCGCCGCCTGCGAGGCGCAGCCCGGTTACCGCTGTCAGTTCTTCAGCTTTGCCGGCGGAAATGCCTACCGGCTGTTCAAGAATCTGGAGATCAAGGACGTACGTTTGGCCTATGCGCCGCCAGGCAGCGTGGGCAAGTTCGGTGGCGATATCGACAACTGGATGTGGCCGCGCCACACCGGCGATTTTTCGTTCTACCGCGCCTACGTGGGCAAGGACGGCAAGCCGGCCGCCTATGCCAAGGACAACGTGCCGTACCAGCCCAAGCACTATCTGAAGTTCGCCGATCAGCCGCTGGGCGCAGGCGACTTCGTGATGGTGGCCGGTTACCCGGGCCGTACCAATCGTTACGCGCTGGCCGCCGAATTCGACAACACCGCCGGCTGGACCTATCCGGTGGTGGGCAGACATTACAAAGACGTGATCGCTCTGATCGAACAGGCCGGCAAGCAGAATCCCGACATCCAGGTGAAATACGCTAGCACCGTGGCCGGCCTCAATAACGCCGCCAAGAACTACGATGGGCAACTGGAAGGCTTCAAGCGCATCGGGGCGCAGGCGCAGAAGCAGGCCGACGAAGCCGCGGTGCTGGCCTGGCTGAAGGGTCGTGGCGCAGGCGGGCGGCAGGCGCTCGCGGCGCACGACGCCCTGGTCAAACTGCTCAAAAGCGACCAGGCCACCCAGCAGCGCGACTTCGTGCTGCGGCAGTTCGACGCCACCGGCACGGTGGGGGCGGCAGTGACGCTATATCGGCTGGCGCTGGAACGCGCCAAGCCCAATGCCGAGCGCGAATCCGGGTACCAGGACCGCGACCTGCCGGCCATCGAAGGGACGATGAAGCAGATGGAGCGCCGCTACGTGCCGGCCATGGATCGGCAGCTCCAGCAGTACTGGCTCAGCCAGTATCTGAAGCTGCCCGCCAACCAGCGCATTGCCGCACTGGACCAATGGCTGGGCGGCGGCGATGCGGCCGCCGTGCAGGCCGCGTTGGGCAAGCTCGATGCCACCACGTTGGGCAGCACCGAGGCCCGCCTGAAGTGGCTGGCCGCCGATCGTGCCGCGTTCGAGGCTAGTACCGATCCGGCGATCCAATATGCCGTGGCGGTGACTCCGGCGCTGTTGCAGATCGAGCGCGAAACCAAGCTGCACACCGGCGAGCAGCTCAAGGCGCGGCCGGTGTATTTGCAGGCCCTGGCCGATTACAAAAAGAGCAAGGGCGAGGCGGTGTATCCGGACGCCAACCTGTCGCTGCGCATCACCTTCGGCAACGTCAAGGGTTACACCCCCAAGGATGGCGTGGCCTATACCCCATTCACCACTCTGGAAGGTGTGGCCGCCAAGGACACCGGCGCCGATCCGTTCGATTCGCCCAAGGCGTTGCTGGAGGCGGTCAAGGCCAAGCGCTATGCCGGGCTCGAGGACAAGCGGCTGGGCTCGGTGCCGGTCAACTTCCTGTCGGATCTGGACATCACCGGCGGCAACTCCGGTTCGCCGGTGATGGACGCCCACGGCAAGCTGGTCGGGCTGGCGTTCGATGGGAACTGGGAGTCGGTGAGCAGCAACTGGATCTTCGATCCGTCCATGACCCGGATGATCGCCGTGGATAGCCGGTATCTGCGCTGGGTCATGACCGAAGTCGCCCCGGCGCCGCAGCTGTTGAAGGAACTCGGCGTGCGCTGA
- a CDS encoding phosphocholine-specific phospholipase C translates to MTYSPSRRDFLKRVAALTAAGALPSSIGRALALPANSRTGTLRDIEHVVILMQENRSFDHYFGALRGVRGFGDPRPLQLRDGHPVWSQPAKDGRRLLPFAFDSQNTSAPLIKSLDHSWKAGHGQDPARWAEYDAWVPYKGELTMGYFQRHDIPYYHALADAFTICDGYFCSLHGPTNPNRMYLFTGTSGPSVGNVGAQAVTNADDGNWTADMARDKPGYAAMDWTTYAQRLQAAGVDWRVYQEYDNFGCNSLAYFSHYRDLQPGDERYRRARACVAGSTAENAATTQAEHLVAAIAADVQANRLPQVSWVVPPTAYCEHPEAPPAYGESLVARLIDALTANPEVWAKTALIINYDENDGFFDHVPAPLPALDARMGRSNVDTRGEVYEGLPIGLGIRVPMLVISPWTRGGWVNSQVFDHTSVLRLLERRFGVAEPNISPWRRAVSGDLTSVFDFRKPDDSALSALPAIGDYRARTAAVSGKPLPAPPTTARMPKQEPGQRPARALPYALQVHARVHNETGVQLQFVNSGAAAAAFNVYSSAASGGPWYYTVLPGTQLDDVPLGAAHNGAYALSVHGPNGFLREFAGELVAAVTQSAAPWLEARQDGEMLVLELGNAGRQPCTLQLRALDYADPTARAVQLAAGQRQTIRLPLAASDHWYDVVVEQPGGAFRRRLAGHLETGKPSRSDPAFGRA, encoded by the coding sequence ATGACGTATTCCCCCTCGCGCCGTGATTTCCTCAAGCGCGTCGCCGCGCTGACTGCCGCCGGCGCCTTGCCGTCTTCGATCGGCCGCGCACTCGCGCTGCCTGCCAATTCGCGTACCGGTACGCTGCGCGACATCGAACACGTGGTGATCCTGATGCAGGAAAATCGCTCGTTCGATCATTACTTCGGTGCGCTGCGCGGCGTGCGCGGGTTCGGCGATCCGCGTCCGCTGCAATTGCGCGATGGGCATCCGGTATGGAGTCAGCCGGCGAAGGACGGTCGTCGCTTGCTGCCGTTCGCCTTCGATTCACAAAACACCTCCGCGCCGTTGATCAAAAGCCTGGATCACTCGTGGAAAGCCGGCCACGGGCAGGACCCGGCGCGCTGGGCCGAGTACGACGCCTGGGTGCCGTACAAGGGCGAATTGACGATGGGGTATTTCCAGCGTCACGACATTCCGTACTACCACGCGCTCGCCGATGCGTTCACCATTTGCGACGGCTATTTCTGTTCGCTGCACGGGCCGACCAATCCCAATCGCATGTATCTGTTCACCGGCACCAGCGGCCCCAGCGTGGGCAATGTCGGTGCGCAAGCGGTGACCAATGCCGACGACGGCAACTGGACCGCCGACATGGCGCGCGACAAACCCGGTTACGCGGCGATGGACTGGACCACCTACGCGCAGCGCCTGCAGGCTGCGGGTGTGGATTGGCGCGTGTATCAGGAATACGACAACTTCGGCTGCAACTCGCTGGCGTATTTTTCGCACTATCGCGATCTGCAGCCCGGCGACGAACGCTATCGGCGCGCGCGTGCGTGCGTGGCCGGTTCCACCGCAGAAAACGCCGCCACCACGCAGGCCGAGCATCTGGTCGCCGCGATCGCCGCCGACGTGCAGGCCAATCGTTTGCCGCAGGTGTCGTGGGTCGTTCCGCCCACTGCGTATTGCGAACATCCGGAGGCACCGCCGGCCTATGGCGAATCGCTGGTGGCGCGTTTGATCGATGCGCTCACTGCCAATCCGGAGGTGTGGGCGAAGACTGCGCTGATCATCAATTACGACGAGAACGACGGCTTCTTCGATCATGTGCCCGCGCCATTGCCGGCGCTGGATGCGCGCATGGGGCGCAGCAATGTCGACACGCGTGGCGAAGTCTACGAGGGGCTGCCGATCGGTCTTGGTATCCGCGTGCCGATGCTGGTGATCTCGCCGTGGACGCGCGGCGGCTGGGTCAATTCGCAGGTGTTCGATCACACCTCGGTACTGCGCTTGCTGGAGCGCCGTTTCGGCGTGGCCGAGCCCAACATCAGCCCGTGGCGGCGTGCGGTGAGCGGCGATCTGACCAGCGTGTTCGATTTCCGCAAGCCGGACGATTCGGCGTTGAGTGCGTTGCCGGCGATCGGCGACTATCGCGCGCGCACCGCAGCCGTGAGCGGCAAACCGCTGCCGGCACCGCCGACCACCGCGCGCATGCCCAAGCAGGAACCAGGTCAACGTCCTGCACGCGCGCTGCCGTACGCCTTGCAGGTGCATGCGCGCGTGCACAACGAGACTGGTGTGCAACTGCAGTTCGTCAACAGCGGCGCTGCTGCAGCCGCGTTCAATGTCTACAGCAGTGCTGCAAGTGGCGGCCCGTGGTACTACACCGTGCTGCCCGGCACGCAGCTCGACGATGTACCGCTTGGCGCTGCACACAACGGTGCCTATGCCTTGAGTGTGCATGGGCCGAATGGATTCCTGCGCGAGTTTGCGGGCGAACTCGTCGCCGCTGTGACGCAATCGGCAGCGCCGTGGTTGGAGGCCAGGCAGGACGGCGAAATGCTGGTGCTGGAACTCGGCAATGCCGGGCGCCAACCATGCACGTTGCAACTGCGCGCGCTGGATTACGCAGACCCGACCGCGCGCGCCGTGCAGCTGGCCGCAGGCCAGCGGCAAACCATCCGCCTGCCGTTGGCAGCAAGCGATCACTGGTATGACGTTGTCGTGGAGCAGCCGGGTGGGGCATTCCGCCGGCGCCTGGCCGGGCATCTGGAAACCGGCAAGCCCAGCCGCAGCGACCCGGCGTTCGGTCGCGCCTGA
- a CDS encoding TonB-dependent receptor, translating to MFHESLTPCVAKRRSCTVRPPSAVPEQDSPMTSTRRFHVTPLAFALAALLPVMASAATTAADPAAIADAPAADAPVTAADTATNATQLDAINVVSQGSTRQVQRISRQDIEQLTPGSSAFKAVEKLPGVQFQSADPFGTYEWSTQVTLHGFDQSRLGYTLDGIPLGNMSYGVTNGLHITRAIISENLGSVEIAQGAGALGTASNTNLGGTMQFYSADPQTTPGLRLVQTVGSDATRRTFVRGDTGDRNGLSAYLSYANATTDKWKGFGDQQSEQANLKTVYQWGEGNRLSLFVDTSRRKEYDYMDLSLTSQRALGWDYDYLQPDWATAVQMARAYQNTGATSGVANGYPQSLAGLPDDYSWLDASYYAGGGLRRDNLAGLSGTFVFGGATLDAAGYYHANRGEGQWVTPYVVTSAQIPVSMRTTDYGLDRFGGTSALKWSWGNHDLEAGVWAENARTTQGRNYFALGNEGYTSLYNVYEAQTPFRRDFLQRYTTQTRMLYLQDTVRLLDDRLTLNYGAKALSTTTRAQSLVPTTALAQGRIRAEDNFLPQLGVNYKLDERQDIYASYSKNIAAFGFTPFGTSQAAFDRSRSTLEPEESQTVQVGYRVQDAQFQLSADAYFTKFSNRLLTTSPCTAVQTCAAILSNVGAVHSAGADLALMWRPMEGLSWLNSLSWNRSRYQDDYLNNGVVATSGKDVVGIPALMFSSSASYQLGNLRLDLDGKYVDKRYITFLNDSQVPSYWLFNAGARYDFGRVGGVADVALALNITNLTDKRYFASTGTNGYVASDPQGYNQTIVVGAPRQYFMSLDVKF from the coding sequence ATGTTTCATGAGTCGTTGACACCCTGCGTCGCGAAACGTCGGTCTTGCACCGTGCGTCCGCCCTCAGCCGTGCCCGAACAGGATTCCCCCATGACTTCCACTCGTCGTTTTCATGTCACTCCGCTGGCGTTCGCCCTGGCAGCGCTGCTTCCCGTCATGGCATCTGCCGCCACAACGGCTGCCGATCCGGCTGCCATTGCAGACGCGCCGGCCGCGGATGCGCCGGTCACCGCCGCCGATACCGCAACCAATGCCACTCAGCTGGATGCGATTAACGTGGTCTCGCAAGGCAGCACGCGCCAGGTGCAGCGCATCAGCCGGCAGGACATCGAGCAGCTCACACCGGGCAGCAGCGCCTTCAAGGCAGTGGAAAAATTGCCGGGCGTGCAGTTCCAGTCGGCCGACCCATTCGGCACCTACGAATGGTCCACGCAGGTGACCTTGCACGGCTTCGATCAGAGCCGGCTCGGCTACACACTCGATGGCATTCCGCTCGGCAACATGAGCTATGGCGTCACCAACGGCCTACACATTACTCGCGCGATCATTTCGGAAAACCTCGGCTCGGTGGAAATCGCGCAAGGCGCCGGCGCGCTCGGTACTGCGTCCAACACCAATCTCGGCGGCACCATGCAGTTCTATTCGGCCGACCCGCAGACCACGCCCGGCCTGCGGCTGGTGCAGACGGTGGGTAGCGATGCGACGCGTCGCACCTTCGTGCGTGGCGACACCGGCGATCGCAATGGGTTGTCGGCGTATCTGTCTTATGCCAATGCCACCACCGACAAGTGGAAGGGCTTTGGCGACCAGCAGTCAGAGCAGGCCAACCTCAAGACCGTGTACCAATGGGGCGAAGGCAACCGTCTGAGCCTGTTTGTGGATACCTCGCGGCGCAAGGAATACGACTACATGGATCTGTCGTTGACCAGCCAGCGCGCGCTGGGCTGGGATTACGATTATCTGCAGCCGGATTGGGCCACTGCGGTGCAGATGGCGCGTGCGTATCAAAACACCGGTGCCACCAGCGGCGTGGCCAACGGCTACCCGCAATCGCTGGCGGGGCTGCCCGATGATTACAGTTGGCTGGATGCCAGCTACTACGCAGGCGGTGGTCTGCGTCGCGACAACCTGGCAGGCTTGTCGGGCACGTTCGTGTTCGGCGGTGCAACCCTGGATGCCGCCGGCTACTACCACGCCAATCGCGGCGAAGGTCAGTGGGTGACACCGTATGTCGTCACCTCGGCGCAGATCCCGGTGTCGATGCGCACCACCGACTATGGCCTGGACCGTTTCGGCGGTACCAGCGCACTGAAGTGGTCGTGGGGCAATCACGATCTGGAAGCGGGCGTGTGGGCCGAGAATGCACGCACCACGCAAGGGCGCAATTACTTCGCGCTGGGCAACGAGGGCTACACCTCGCTGTACAACGTGTACGAAGCGCAGACCCCATTCCGTCGCGACTTTTTGCAGCGCTATACCACCCAGACCCGCATGCTGTACCTGCAGGACACCGTGCGCCTGCTCGACGATCGCCTGACCCTCAACTACGGCGCAAAGGCGCTCAGCACCACCACGCGCGCGCAATCGCTGGTGCCGACCACCGCGCTGGCACAGGGGCGCATCCGCGCTGAAGACAACTTCCTGCCGCAGCTTGGCGTGAACTACAAGCTCGACGAGCGGCAGGACATCTACGCCTCCTACAGCAAGAACATCGCCGCCTTCGGTTTCACTCCGTTCGGTACCTCGCAGGCCGCGTTCGACCGCAGCCGTTCGACGCTGGAGCCGGAAGAATCACAGACCGTGCAGGTGGGCTACCGCGTGCAGGATGCGCAGTTCCAGCTGTCGGCCGACGCCTACTTCACCAAGTTCTCCAACCGCTTGCTGACCACCTCGCCGTGCACCGCGGTGCAGACCTGCGCGGCGATCCTGAGCAATGTCGGTGCCGTGCACAGCGCCGGTGCGGATCTGGCGTTGATGTGGCGTCCGATGGAAGGCCTGAGCTGGTTGAATTCGCTGTCGTGGAATCGCTCGCGTTATCAGGACGACTACCTCAACAACGGCGTGGTCGCCACCTCCGGCAAGGACGTGGTCGGCATCCCGGCGTTGATGTTCTCCTCCAGCGCCAGCTACCAGCTCGGCAACCTGCGCCTGGATCTGGACGGCAAGTACGTCGACAAGCGCTACATCACCTTCCTCAACGATTCGCAGGTGCCCTCGTACTGGCTGTTCAATGCGGGCGCGCGGTACGACTTCGGTCGTGTGGGCGGTGTGGCCGATGTGGCGCTAGCGCTCAACATCACCAACCTCACCGACAAGCGCTACTTCGCCAGCACCGGCACCAACGGCTATGTCGCCTCCGATCCGCAGGGCTATAACCAGACCATAGTGGTCGGCGCACCGCGGCAATACTTCATGAGTCTTGATGTGAAGTTCTGA
- the tdh gene encoding L-threonine 3-dehydrogenase produces MAQTMKALVKREANKGIWLEQVPVPSPGPNEVLIKLEKTAICGTDLHIYLWDEWSQRTIKPGLTIGHEFVGRVAELGSAVTGYQVGQRVSAEGHIVCGHCRNCRGGRPHLCPNTVGIGVNVNGAFAEYMLMPASNLWPIPDQIPSELAAFFDPYGNATHCALEFDVIGEDVLITGAGPIGIIAAGICKHIGARNVVVTDVNDFRLKLAADMGATRVVNVSKTSLKDVMADLHMEGFDVGLEMSGNPRAFNDMLDCMYHGGKIAMLGIMPRGAGCDWDKIIFKGLTVQGIYGRKMYETWYKMTQLVLSGFPLHKVLTHQLPIDDFQKGFDLMEEGKAGKVVLSWN; encoded by the coding sequence ATGGCGCAGACGATGAAGGCGCTGGTCAAGCGCGAAGCGAACAAGGGCATCTGGCTGGAACAGGTCCCCGTGCCCAGCCCCGGCCCCAACGAGGTGCTGATCAAGCTGGAAAAGACCGCAATCTGCGGCACCGATCTGCACATCTACCTGTGGGACGAGTGGAGCCAGCGCACCATCAAACCCGGCCTGACCATCGGCCACGAGTTCGTCGGCCGTGTGGCCGAGCTCGGTTCGGCGGTGACCGGCTACCAGGTCGGCCAGCGCGTGTCGGCCGAAGGCCACATCGTCTGCGGGCATTGCCGCAATTGCCGCGGCGGCCGCCCGCATCTATGCCCCAACACGGTCGGCATCGGCGTCAACGTCAATGGCGCATTTGCCGAATACATGCTGATGCCGGCCAGCAACCTGTGGCCGATCCCCGACCAGATTCCCTCCGAGCTGGCCGCCTTCTTCGACCCCTACGGCAACGCCACACATTGCGCGCTGGAATTCGACGTGATCGGCGAAGACGTGCTGATCACCGGCGCCGGCCCGATCGGGATCATCGCCGCCGGCATCTGCAAGCACATCGGTGCGCGCAACGTGGTGGTCACCGACGTCAACGATTTCCGCCTCAAGCTTGCCGCCGACATGGGCGCTACCCGCGTGGTCAACGTGTCCAAGACATCGCTCAAGGACGTCATGGCCGACCTGCACATGGAAGGCTTCGACGTGGGCCTGGAAATGAGCGGCAACCCGCGTGCCTTCAACGACATGCTCGACTGCATGTATCACGGCGGCAAGATCGCCATGCTCGGCATCATGCCGCGCGGCGCCGGCTGCGACTGGGACAAGATCATCTTCAAGGGCCTCACCGTACAGGGCATCTACGGCCGCAAGATGTACGAGACCTGGTACAAGATGACGCAACTGGTGCTGTCGGGCTTTCCACTGCACAAGGTGCTGACCCATCAATTGCCGATCGACGACTTCCAGAAGGGCTTCGACCTGATGGAAGAAGGCAAGGCCGGCAAGGTCGTGTTGAGCTGGAACTGA